One Myotis daubentonii chromosome 3, mMyoDau2.1, whole genome shotgun sequence genomic window carries:
- the LOC132229662 gene encoding D-ribitol-5-phosphate cytidylyltransferase-like yields the protein MNSFTDQRRNKAAPAAPASSLAVAAVLPAGRSGERMSVPTPKQFCPVLERPLISYILQALERVCWIKDIVVSVTRENMEAMKGIIQKKKYQHKRISLVEAGVTRHRSIFNGLKALAEDQSDSKLSKPEVVIIHDAVRPFVEEDILLKVATAAKEHGAAGAIRPLVSTVISPSANGCLDHSLERARHRASEMPQAFLYDVIYAAYQQCSDYDLEFGTECLQLALKYCHVKAKLVEGSPDLWKVTYKRDLYAAESIIKERISQHICIVMDTKEDEEHVGHHLEEMLKNELNHVKVTSGPLGHAGRDLQQIILEQCYSFVCVNVMTSAFEETQKLLNMLKESHLSVLYPVAVISVHFLDYKSVHFDHKMENLMQIRELAKEVKERNILLCGLLIYYSQDEQKLQDSLRQGATIIATLIKERNSAFIGQLLVA from the exons ATGAATTCATTTACCG atcaaagaagaaataaagcggCCCCGGCGGCTCCGGCCTCCTCGCTGGCGGTGGCGGCGGTGCTGCCCGCGGGCCGGAGCGGGGAGAGGATGAGCGTCCCCACCCCGAAGCAGTTCTGCCCGGTCCTGGAGCGGCCGCTCATCAGCTACATCCTGCAGGCCCTGGAGAGAGTATGTTGGATAAAGGACATTGTTGTGTCAGTAACTAGAGAGAACATGGAAGCAATGAAGGGTATTATTCAGAA aaagaagtaccagCATAAGCGCATCTCACTGGTTGAAGCTGGAGTGACCCGCCACAGGTCAATATTCAATGGACTAAAAGCTCTGGCTGAGGATCAGTCAGACTCCAAGCTCTCGAAGCCAGAAGTAGTGATTATCCATGATGCTGTGAGACCTTTTGTGGAGGAAGATATTCTCCTTAAAGTGGCCACAGCTGCTAAGGAACATGGGGCAGCAGGAGCAATTCGCCCTCTTGTATCCACCGTCATCAGTCCATCTGCCAATGGTTGCTTAGACCACTCCCTGGAACGTGCCCGACACAGAGCAAGTGAAATGCCACAGGCTTTTCTATATGATGTGATCTATGCAGCATATCAGCAGTGTAGCGACTATGACCTGGAATTTGGAACTGAATGTTTGCAACTGGCTCTAAAATACTGTCATGTCAAAGCCAAACTTGTGGAAGGATCACCTGATCTCTGGAAGGTGACCTACAAACGAGATTTGTATGCAGCTGAATCGATTATTAAGGAAAGAATTTCACAACACATTTGCATAGTTATGGACACCAAAGAAGATGAAGAACATGTAGGTCATCATCTTGAAGAAATGCTAAAAAATGAGTTAAATCATGTGAAAGTCACATCTGGGCCTCTGGGTCATGCTGGCAGAGATCTCCAGCAAATCATCTTAGAGCAATGCTACAGTTTTGTTTGCGTGAATGTTATGACCTCTGCATTTGAAGAAACCCAGAAACTACTGAATATGCTTAAAGAGAGTCATCTTTCTGTTTTGTATCCTGTTGCTGTTATTTCAGTGCATTTTCTTGATTATAAATCAGTACATTTTGATCATAAAATGGAAAACCTAATGCAGATTAGGGAACTAGCAAaggaagtgaaagaaagaaatattttattatgtggaCTTCTCATATATTACTCACAGGATGAGCAGAAGCTCCAGGACAGTTTAAGGCAAGGGGCCACAATAATTGCCACACTCATCAAAGAGAGAAATTCTGCATTCATTGGTCAGCTACTGGTAGCATGA